Proteins found in one Aneurinibacillus uraniidurans genomic segment:
- the nrdR gene encoding transcriptional regulator NrdR, with product MRCPYCMHNGTRVLDSRPVNDNKSIRRRRECEECQRRFTTFEVVEETPLLVIKKDGVREEFSRDKILRGMIRACEKRPVPLETLEGIVDRIERELRNCGQAEVHSKDVGELVMSALYEVDEVAYVRFASVYRQFKDINVFVKELEDLLKHNKKKE from the coding sequence ATGCGATGTCCGTACTGTATGCATAACGGAACGCGGGTACTCGACTCACGTCCTGTAAATGATAACAAATCGATTCGCAGGCGCCGGGAGTGCGAAGAGTGTCAGCGCCGTTTTACGACGTTTGAAGTCGTTGAAGAAACACCGCTTCTTGTCATCAAAAAGGACGGGGTGCGGGAAGAATTTAGCCGGGATAAAATTTTGCGTGGGATGATTCGCGCTTGCGAGAAGCGCCCGGTTCCGCTTGAGACGCTTGAAGGAATTGTCGATCGAATCGAGCGGGAATTGCGCAACTGCGGCCAGGCGGAAGTCCACAGTAAGGATGTAGGCGAGCTGGTCATGAGTGCGCTGTATGAAGTCGATGAGGTGGCATATGTCCGCTTTGCATCTGTATATCGGCAGTTCAAAGATATTAATGTTTTTGTGAAGGAATTAGAAGACTTGCTTAAACATAACAAAAAGAAAGAATGA
- a CDS encoding replication initiation and membrane attachment family protein, with protein MKWKETVPADPYVVRVKRPISAAEIGYIVHLYQPLLRALPVALYQTLYHQSTPANFMSVQSSHYGLMVTMGMPLPTIIKARHQLEAIGLLEVYKSANEEERLLEYELQPPYAPHAFFQDDTLGIMLLNRVGKEYYRKLRRHFSPSDEHRIPADRARLRVTKAFDEVFQHVSPSELIVGVGTETAEFLHQTEKESPLDTFVEQEPAGRKYQKTELDYEFLAAVLPKMVKKENLFTSAVRTELASLAFLYNIDSEIMGRFLLEPAVIEYDEINIDALRRLIKDWYRREQGRAPQILSRDEESLRPAEKVAQETAQVELSERESHALRLSSLSPFQLMEQYQKGGKIAPADQKIVEELLANYQLPPGVVNVLLEYVMITHNGQLPKELIYKIAGHWKRSNITTVQEAQQQARQMHLERKQASNGRSTRKSAGEKAATKRNQVRKDNVPEHIREQLERQKQEVSTPVGSETADDPVEYERKKQRIAEMLKAMEQAKDQGKEEK; from the coding sequence GTGAAGTGGAAAGAAACGGTCCCGGCAGATCCCTATGTTGTACGGGTGAAGCGCCCGATTAGTGCAGCTGAGATTGGGTATATTGTTCATTTGTATCAGCCATTGCTCAGGGCGCTTCCGGTTGCGCTGTATCAGACATTGTATCATCAGAGCACCCCGGCTAATTTTATGTCGGTACAGAGCAGCCATTACGGTTTGATGGTCACGATGGGGATGCCGCTTCCTACGATTATAAAGGCGCGGCACCAGCTTGAAGCAATCGGGCTTCTGGAAGTGTACAAGTCTGCGAATGAGGAAGAGCGCTTGCTTGAATATGAACTACAGCCACCGTATGCACCGCATGCTTTTTTTCAGGATGATACGCTGGGCATTATGCTGTTAAACCGTGTCGGGAAGGAATACTACCGTAAGCTACGACGTCACTTTTCACCGTCTGATGAACATCGTATTCCGGCCGACCGTGCTCGTCTGCGTGTTACGAAAGCATTCGATGAAGTGTTTCAACACGTATCACCGAGTGAGTTGATCGTAGGTGTCGGTACAGAAACAGCTGAGTTCCTGCATCAGACTGAGAAAGAGAGTCCGCTTGATACATTTGTAGAACAGGAGCCTGCTGGTCGCAAATATCAGAAGACAGAGCTTGATTATGAGTTTCTGGCGGCGGTCCTACCGAAAATGGTGAAGAAAGAAAACTTATTTACTTCGGCTGTGCGAACTGAGCTAGCGAGTCTTGCGTTTCTTTATAACATAGACAGTGAAATCATGGGACGCTTCTTGCTAGAGCCTGCGGTCATTGAATACGATGAGATTAATATTGATGCGCTGCGTCGGCTTATAAAAGACTGGTATCGCCGCGAACAAGGGCGTGCGCCTCAGATTTTATCGCGTGATGAAGAATCGTTGCGTCCGGCAGAGAAAGTGGCACAGGAAACGGCACAGGTGGAGCTTTCCGAACGGGAGAGCCATGCGTTGAGGCTATCCTCGCTTTCGCCGTTTCAACTGATGGAGCAGTATCAGAAGGGTGGAAAAATTGCCCCAGCCGATCAGAAAATTGTCGAAGAACTACTTGCAAATTACCAGCTACCGCCAGGTGTGGTGAATGTGTTGCTGGAGTATGTGATGATCACGCATAATGGTCAGTTGCCGAAAGAGTTAATTTACAAGATTGCGGGGCATTGGAAGCGAAGCAACATTACGACTGTGCAGGAAGCACAGCAGCAGGCACGTCAGATGCACCTTGAACGCAAGCAAGCATCGAATGGGCGCAGTACGCGAAAATCAGCGGGAGAGAAAGCCGCAACGAAACGCAATCAAGTGCGTAAGGATAATGTGCCAGAACATATTCGCGAACAGTTGGAGCGTCAGAAGCAGGAAGTGAGTACGCCTGTTGGGAGTGAAACAGCCGATGACCCGGTTGAGTATGAGCGCAAAAAACAGCGGATTGCAGAGATGTTAAAGGCAATGGAACAAGCAAAAGATCAAGGGAAGGAGGAGAAGTAG
- a CDS encoding MBL fold metallo-hydrolase RNA specificity domain-containing protein encodes MNIQCLGGAGTVTGSCYLLTAGESRILIDCGMFQGSGEIEERNREPFAFAIDEIDAVVLTHAHIDHSGLIPKLCRDGFRGQVICTHSTAELCSILLPDSGHIQEVEAERRNRKKKGAKTARRIGPLYTEEDGRRALSRFLGIGYDEMYEVVPGVQVRLQDAGHVLGSAIIELWVEIEEGKTCKVVFSGDLGSRGQAIVKDPAWIAEADYVFIESTYGDRLHDHTTDRRQKLGSIVQRVQEEGGTIIIPSFSVGRTQEIIYELTELLEHGTIKPMPVFIDSPLAIEATRVFRHHEDVFDEESQEYIRRGMDPLALPGLVFVETREESQRLNRVTSGAMIISSSGMCEAGRIKHHLRHHIWRPKSHVVFVGYQAPGTLGRRIVDGARHVRIFGRDYKVAAHVHMIEGFSAHADRDGLLSWLSGFTKKPKKVIVVHGEPDVRKKFAQTIQEELDLDTVIPERFDTIELVMS; translated from the coding sequence ATGAACATACAGTGTTTAGGGGGAGCCGGTACCGTAACCGGTTCATGTTACTTGCTTACAGCAGGTGAATCTCGTATCTTAATTGACTGCGGGATGTTTCAGGGAAGTGGAGAGATTGAGGAACGAAATCGAGAGCCATTTGCGTTTGCCATAGATGAGATCGATGCTGTCGTGCTGACGCATGCACATATCGACCATAGCGGGTTAATTCCGAAGCTGTGCCGGGATGGGTTTCGCGGGCAGGTAATTTGTACGCACTCTACGGCTGAGCTGTGCTCCATTTTGTTACCTGATAGCGGTCACATTCAGGAGGTGGAAGCAGAGCGACGTAACCGTAAGAAGAAAGGGGCAAAGACTGCACGTCGTATTGGGCCGCTTTATACAGAAGAAGATGGACGACGCGCTCTGTCGCGCTTTTTGGGGATTGGTTATGATGAAATGTATGAGGTTGTGCCAGGCGTGCAGGTGCGCCTGCAAGATGCCGGGCATGTTCTTGGTTCGGCTATCATTGAGCTGTGGGTTGAGATAGAAGAGGGGAAAACGTGTAAGGTTGTGTTTTCCGGTGATCTCGGCAGTCGAGGCCAGGCGATTGTGAAAGATCCAGCGTGGATTGCAGAAGCGGATTATGTGTTTATTGAATCTACGTATGGAGATCGTTTGCATGATCACACTACGGATCGTAGACAAAAGCTTGGCAGCATTGTACAGCGTGTTCAGGAGGAAGGGGGGACCATCATTATTCCTTCCTTCTCTGTAGGACGGACGCAGGAGATTATTTACGAACTTACGGAGTTATTGGAGCATGGTACAATTAAACCAATGCCTGTGTTTATCGACAGTCCGCTTGCGATCGAAGCGACGCGTGTATTCCGCCATCATGAGGATGTATTTGATGAAGAAAGTCAGGAATACATTCGGCGGGGGATGGACCCACTTGCACTTCCGGGGCTTGTATTTGTTGAGACTAGAGAAGAGTCGCAGCGTCTAAACCGGGTAACGAGCGGCGCGATGATTATCTCATCGAGTGGCATGTGTGAAGCAGGTCGCATTAAGCACCATTTGCGTCACCATATTTGGCGTCCGAAGTCGCATGTTGTGTTTGTTGGTTATCAAGCGCCAGGGACACTCGGACGGCGTATTGTAGATGGGGCGCGGCATGTGCGGATTTTTGGTCGGGATTATAAGGTGGCTGCGCATGTTCACATGATTGAAGGATTTTCTGCGCACGCCGATCGGGATGGATTGCTTAGCTGGCTTAGCGGGTTTACAAAAAAACCGAAAAAAGTCATTGTTGTTCATGGGGAGCCAGATGTGCGTAAGAAATTTGCCCAGACGATCCAGGAAGAACTTGATCTTGACACCGTGATTCCAGAGCGATTTGATACTATTGAACTGGTTATGTCATAA
- the dnaI gene encoding primosomal protein DnaI: protein MRELHKLLSAFPTSGGQSFDDMVQEAMETEEVQAIRKQHPEIETVHIVRSLSRVRQAVEEAASCQRCPGFAACPNLLRGHQAMLDWTGRSLEVRHTPCKLYTVEQEQQERSRLIRTHHIPREILGASFADLEGDLQRVDAIEAIVSFCMSVQPGKEGTKGLYFYGPFGVGKSYMMAAAARKLAERGLASLMVYTPDFFREIKDALQDNTVAEKIQVLKEVPVLILDDIGAETLSPWARDEILGAILQYRVSENLPVLYTSNYTLDQLEEHLAYSQKAGVEQLKAMRIMERIRYYTDAYRVDGRNRRLSRIEKKN from the coding sequence ATGCGGGAGTTGCACAAATTGTTATCCGCTTTTCCTACATCGGGTGGACAATCATTTGACGACATGGTGCAGGAGGCGATGGAGACGGAAGAAGTGCAGGCGATTCGTAAGCAACATCCAGAAATCGAGACGGTTCACATCGTTCGCTCACTAAGTCGGGTACGCCAGGCAGTGGAAGAAGCGGCTTCTTGCCAGCGTTGTCCGGGATTTGCAGCCTGTCCAAATTTGCTGCGTGGACACCAAGCGATGCTTGACTGGACAGGTCGTTCCCTTGAAGTGCGTCATACACCGTGCAAACTGTATACCGTCGAGCAGGAACAGCAGGAGAGGTCCCGGCTAATCCGCACCCATCATATTCCACGGGAAATACTTGGTGCATCTTTTGCCGATTTGGAGGGGGACTTACAGCGGGTTGATGCCATTGAAGCGATCGTTTCCTTCTGTATGAGCGTGCAACCGGGTAAAGAAGGAACGAAGGGACTCTATTTTTACGGTCCATTCGGCGTGGGTAAAAGCTACATGATGGCCGCAGCGGCTCGAAAGCTAGCGGAGCGCGGACTGGCATCGTTAATGGTATATACGCCAGATTTTTTCCGAGAGATCAAAGATGCTCTTCAGGATAATACTGTCGCAGAAAAAATCCAGGTGCTTAAGGAGGTACCGGTGCTCATTCTTGATGACATCGGGGCCGAAACGCTTTCGCCATGGGCACGTGATGAAATACTTGGTGCGATTCTCCAGTATCGAGTGAGTGAGAATCTCCCGGTGTTGTATACCTCGAACTATACGCTCGATCAGCTGGAAGAACATCTAGCCTACTCCCAGAAAGCGGGGGTCGAGCAGCTAAAAGCGATGCGAATCATGGAACGTATTCGATATTATACAGATGCATACCGGGTGGATGGACGAAATCGCCGCCTAAGTAGAATCGAAAAGAAAAATTGA